The following proteins are encoded in a genomic region of Streptomyces collinus Tu 365:
- a CDS encoding ATP-binding cassette domain-containing protein — MTSIDVRDLTKEYGSRRAVDQLTFSVRPGRVTGFLGPNGAGKSTTMRLVLGLDRPTSGTATVGGRAYAELSDPLRRVGALLDARAAHGSRTAHAHLRALAAAGRIPAGRVDTVLEETGLAQVAGRRVRTYSLGMRQRLGIAAALLGDPEVVLLDEPANGLDPEGIVWIRSLVRRLAGEGRTVLVSSHLMNETAAFADHLVILGRGRLLADTPVQEFIHARVRPAVRVRGTDAAALGELLARHGHDATRAADGTWTVCDARVDDIGRLMAQAGVPVLELAAQEATLEQAYFDLTATEAEFTAQPQEA, encoded by the coding sequence ATGACCAGCATCGACGTACGAGACCTCACCAAGGAGTACGGCAGCCGGCGGGCCGTGGACCAGCTCACCTTCAGCGTCCGCCCCGGCCGCGTGACCGGCTTCCTCGGCCCCAACGGCGCGGGGAAGTCCACCACCATGCGGCTCGTCCTCGGCCTCGACCGGCCGACCTCGGGCACGGCCACCGTCGGCGGCCGTGCCTACGCCGAACTCAGCGACCCGCTGCGCCGCGTGGGAGCCCTGCTGGACGCCCGGGCGGCGCACGGCTCCCGAACCGCGCACGCCCACCTGCGCGCCCTGGCGGCCGCCGGGCGCATCCCGGCGGGCCGGGTCGACACCGTGCTGGAGGAGACCGGGCTCGCCCAGGTGGCCGGGCGCAGGGTGAGGACGTACTCCCTCGGCATGCGGCAGCGGCTCGGCATCGCGGCGGCACTCCTCGGCGACCCCGAGGTGGTCCTGCTCGACGAACCCGCCAACGGCCTCGACCCCGAGGGCATCGTCTGGATCCGCTCCCTGGTGCGCCGGCTCGCGGGGGAGGGCCGTACCGTCCTGGTCTCCAGCCACCTGATGAACGAGACCGCCGCCTTCGCCGACCACCTGGTGATCCTCGGCCGCGGACGGCTCCTCGCGGACACCCCGGTCCAGGAGTTCATCCACGCGCGCGTACGGCCCGCGGTGCGCGTGCGCGGCACCGACGCGGCCGCGCTCGGCGAACTGCTCGCCCGGCACGGGCACGACGCCACGCGGGCCGCCGACGGGACCTGGACCGTGTGCGACGCGCGCGTGGACGACATCGGCCGCCTCATGGCCCAGGCCGGGGTTCCCGTCCTGGAACTGGCCGCCCAGGAAGCCACCCTGGAACAGGCCTACTTCGACCTGACCGCCACGGAAGCCGAGTTCACCGCCCAGCCCCAGGAGGCCTGA
- a CDS encoding RNA polymerase sigma-70 factor, with product MSADTSTDVFEEHRPILMGVAYRMLGRVADAEDVVQDAWLRWSGADRADIREPRGYLVRVTTRLAIDRLRQVKARSEAYVGPWLPEPYVTEFGDSVADTAERALLADSVSLAVLVVLESLSPLERAVFVLREAFGYPYAEIAAMLDRGEAAVRQLAGRARRHVEERRPRYDVDPVQRRDLTERFLAAAAGGDLQGLMALLAPEARLVADSGGKAKAPVRVLHSADKVGRFLAAVAAKNAADLSVRLVEVNGGPAVLTLVEGKPDTVFQLDVVDGVIATVYVLRNPDRMGSLAGH from the coding sequence GTGAGCGCAGACACCTCCACCGACGTCTTCGAGGAACACCGGCCCATCCTGATGGGAGTCGCCTACCGCATGCTCGGGCGGGTCGCCGACGCCGAGGACGTGGTCCAGGACGCCTGGCTGCGCTGGTCAGGCGCCGACCGCGCGGACATCCGCGAACCGCGCGGCTACCTCGTGCGCGTCACCACCAGGCTGGCCATCGACCGGCTGCGCCAGGTGAAGGCGCGCAGCGAGGCGTACGTCGGCCCGTGGCTGCCCGAGCCGTACGTCACCGAGTTCGGCGACTCCGTCGCGGACACCGCGGAACGCGCCCTGCTCGCCGACTCCGTCTCCCTCGCCGTGCTGGTCGTCCTGGAATCCCTGTCCCCGCTGGAACGCGCCGTCTTCGTCCTCCGGGAGGCGTTCGGCTACCCGTACGCCGAGATCGCCGCCATGCTCGACCGCGGTGAGGCCGCGGTGCGGCAGCTCGCCGGGCGGGCCCGCCGGCACGTCGAGGAGCGGCGGCCGCGCTACGACGTCGACCCGGTCCAGCGGCGCGACCTGACCGAACGGTTCCTCGCGGCCGCCGCCGGGGGCGATCTGCAGGGGCTCATGGCCCTGCTCGCGCCCGAGGCCCGGCTGGTCGCCGACAGCGGCGGCAAGGCCAAGGCCCCGGTACGCGTGCTGCACTCCGCCGACAAGGTGGGCCGCTTCCTGGCAGCCGTGGCCGCCAAGAACGCCGCCGACCTGTCCGTCCGGCTCGTGGAGGTCAACGGCGGTCCCGCGGTGCTCACCCTGGTCGAGGGCAAGCCCGACACCGTCTTCCAGCTGGACGTCGTCGACGGCGTCATCGCCACCGTGTACGTCCTGCGCAACCCCGACCGGATGGGCTCCCTGGCAGGTCACTGA
- a CDS encoding alpha/beta fold hydrolase — protein MSATVSFKVPTTHGPKDVTVSYARVGRGAPLVLLHGIGHHRQAWDPVVDILATEREVIAVDLPGFGASPGLPGGLSYDLPTTNSVLGALFEALDLDRPHVAGNSLGGLLALELGREKLVRSVTALSPAGFWTEAERRYAFTMLLTMRGIAQRLPLPLVERLSRTAAGRTALTSTIYGRPGRRSPEAVVAETLALAGATGFDATLRAGTTVQFTDELPGLPVTVAWGTRDRLLVRRQGVRAKTIIPHARLVRLPGCGHCPMNDDPALVARVILDGSR, from the coding sequence ATGTCCGCCACCGTCTCCTTCAAGGTCCCCACCACGCACGGCCCGAAGGACGTGACCGTCTCCTATGCGCGCGTGGGACGCGGTGCCCCGCTGGTCCTGCTGCACGGCATCGGCCACCACCGGCAGGCCTGGGACCCGGTGGTGGACATCCTGGCGACCGAGCGCGAGGTGATCGCCGTGGACCTGCCGGGCTTCGGCGCCTCCCCGGGCCTGCCCGGCGGCCTGTCCTACGACCTCCCGACGACCAACTCCGTACTCGGCGCGCTGTTCGAGGCCCTGGACCTGGACCGCCCGCACGTGGCCGGGAACTCGCTGGGCGGCCTGCTGGCCCTGGAACTGGGACGCGAGAAACTCGTACGGTCCGTCACGGCCCTGTCCCCGGCCGGCTTCTGGACGGAGGCCGAACGGCGGTACGCGTTCACGATGCTGCTCACCATGCGCGGCATCGCCCAGCGCCTGCCGCTGCCGCTGGTGGAGCGGCTGTCGCGTACCGCGGCCGGACGCACCGCGCTGACCAGCACCATCTACGGCCGCCCCGGCCGCCGTTCACCCGAGGCCGTGGTCGCCGAGACGCTCGCGCTCGCGGGGGCCACCGGCTTCGACGCGACCCTGCGCGCCGGCACCACCGTCCAGTTCACCGACGAACTGCCGGGCCTGCCGGTCACCGTCGCCTGGGGCACCCGTGACCGGCTCCTGGTCCGCCGCCAGGGCGTCCGCGCCAAGACGATCATCCCGCACGCCCGGCTGGTCCGGCTGCCCGGCTGCGGCCACTGCCCGATGAACGACGACCCGGCCCTGGTCGCCCGGGTCATCCTCGACGGCAGCCGCTGA
- a CDS encoding PLP-dependent aminotransferase family protein — protein sequence MTSSGTNPAGPAGSAAWELLLPAVSAPARARGRALQAALREAIRAGRLVSGTRLPSSRDLAADLGVSRGLVTEAYEQLVAEGYLRSGRGAGTWVGDAVRAAPARARDGSEHSPGAEVDFVPGTPDLSLFPRGAWAAAQRAVLAGLPHHDLGYPDPRGLPRLRTALAELLTRRRGVVADPERIVVVSGVAQAASLLGGVLHARGQRTIGVEDPGSPQHGALYGASGLRAVPLPLDEEGLALEPLFASGTRAVATTPAHQYPTGIACTAARRAGLLDWARSVDGLVLEDDYDGDFRYDRAPVGALQGLDPDRVAYLGSVSKSLAPGLRLGWLLVPGGLAEEVVERKRTTDLGHPSLDQAVFARFLERGDYDRQLRRCQRAYRERRDALVAALREHFPEARVSGIAAGLHAVVELPERYGPEDGFLERVRAAGVAVRPLSACTHARTGAPGVRLVLGYAHLPPARIRVGVELMATAPAVRSGP from the coding sequence ATGACGTCATCGGGGACCAATCCGGCCGGGCCGGCGGGTTCCGCCGCGTGGGAACTGCTGCTGCCGGCCGTCTCGGCGCCGGCACGCGCGCGTGGCCGAGCCCTCCAGGCGGCCCTGCGTGAGGCGATCAGGGCGGGCCGGCTGGTGTCCGGCACCCGCCTGCCCTCCAGCCGCGACCTGGCCGCCGACCTCGGCGTGTCACGGGGCCTGGTCACGGAGGCGTACGAGCAACTCGTCGCCGAGGGGTACCTGCGCAGCGGCCGTGGGGCCGGCACGTGGGTGGGCGACGCGGTCCGGGCGGCTCCGGCACGCGCGCGTGACGGCTCCGAGCACTCCCCGGGCGCCGAAGTCGACTTCGTGCCGGGCACACCGGACCTGTCGCTGTTCCCGCGGGGCGCCTGGGCCGCGGCGCAGCGCGCCGTGCTGGCCGGGCTGCCGCACCACGACCTCGGCTATCCCGACCCGCGCGGACTGCCCCGGCTGCGCACCGCGCTGGCCGAGCTGCTGACCCGCCGCCGGGGCGTGGTGGCCGACCCCGAGCGGATCGTGGTGGTCTCCGGCGTCGCCCAGGCGGCCAGCCTGCTCGGCGGCGTCCTGCACGCGCGCGGGCAGCGCACGATCGGCGTCGAGGACCCGGGCAGCCCGCAGCACGGCGCCCTCTACGGGGCGAGCGGCCTGCGCGCCGTACCGCTGCCGCTGGACGAGGAGGGCCTCGCGCTGGAGCCGCTGTTCGCGTCCGGCACCCGGGCGGTGGCGACGACGCCGGCCCACCAGTACCCGACCGGCATCGCCTGTACGGCGGCCCGGCGCGCCGGGCTGCTCGACTGGGCCCGGTCGGTGGACGGCCTGGTGCTGGAGGACGACTACGACGGGGACTTCCGCTACGACCGGGCGCCCGTGGGCGCGCTCCAGGGACTCGATCCCGATCGCGTCGCCTACCTCGGTTCGGTCAGCAAGTCCCTCGCCCCCGGGCTGCGGCTGGGCTGGCTGCTGGTGCCCGGGGGGCTGGCGGAGGAGGTCGTGGAGCGCAAGCGGACCACGGACCTCGGCCATCCCTCGCTCGACCAGGCGGTGTTCGCGCGGTTCCTGGAACGCGGCGACTACGACCGGCAGTTGCGCCGCTGCCAGCGGGCCTACCGGGAGCGGCGCGATGCCCTGGTGGCCGCGCTGCGCGAGCACTTCCCCGAGGCCCGGGTCTCCGGGATCGCCGCGGGTCTGCACGCCGTCGTGGAGCTGCCGGAACGGTACGGTCCGGAAGACGGCTTCCTGGAGCGGGTCCGCGCCGCCGGGGTCGCCGTGCGCCCGCTGAGCGCCTGCACGCACGCGCGTACCGGCGCCCCCGGAGTGCGCCTGGTGCTCGGGTACGCGCATCTGCCGCCCGCCCGGATCCGTGTGGGGGTCGAGCTGATGGCGACGGCGCCGGCCGTCCGGTCCGGTCCGTAG
- a CDS encoding sensor histidine kinase, which produces MARFLRPLLRGTTYTRLLHLWVPMLMESVWLFIDPSKPWVPALVLVPVGLLPAVRVGEGVQARLLLTPDTDGTGISVTPSASWRDRGRTVLWLELRMLLAVPATFASVWLPVLTYALIRLACGYSAAVPVLDRARPHWAYGLLAPLPLLVLYGLVVGFGALATALARRLLGPSAAERLAALEERTEQLLERTRIARELHDSIGHALTVAVVQAGAARAAGDPEFTGRALVAIEETGRAALEDLERVLGVLRESERPASSRPTLADADRLLDSARASGAEIDAEVSGPVAAVPGPVSREGYRILQEALTNVLRHAGAVPARVRVAVADGTLVLEVRNPLDAEVPAPGRGSGLRGIRERAALLGGDALTGPYEGDWRVRAELPLG; this is translated from the coding sequence ATGGCCCGCTTCCTGCGCCCGCTGCTGCGCGGGACGACGTACACGCGCCTGCTGCACCTGTGGGTGCCCATGCTGATGGAGAGCGTGTGGCTGTTCATCGACCCGTCGAAGCCCTGGGTGCCCGCGCTCGTCCTCGTTCCGGTCGGGCTCCTGCCCGCCGTGCGGGTGGGCGAGGGCGTCCAGGCCCGGCTGCTGCTGACGCCCGACACCGACGGGACGGGCATCTCGGTCACGCCGTCCGCGAGTTGGCGGGACCGGGGGCGCACGGTGCTGTGGCTGGAGCTGCGGATGCTGCTCGCGGTTCCGGCGACCTTCGCCTCGGTGTGGCTGCCGGTCCTCACCTACGCACTCATCCGGCTCGCCTGCGGGTACTCCGCCGCCGTCCCGGTGCTGGACCGGGCACGGCCGCACTGGGCGTACGGGCTGCTCGCCCCGCTTCCCCTGCTCGTCCTGTACGGGCTGGTGGTGGGCTTCGGTGCGCTGGCCACCGCTCTTGCCCGCCGGCTGCTCGGGCCGTCCGCCGCCGAGCGGCTGGCCGCCCTGGAGGAGCGTACCGAGCAGCTGCTGGAACGCACCCGCATCGCGCGCGAGTTGCACGACTCCATCGGGCACGCCCTGACGGTGGCGGTGGTGCAGGCGGGTGCGGCCCGGGCGGCGGGCGATCCCGAGTTCACCGGCCGGGCTCTGGTGGCCATCGAGGAGACCGGCCGGGCCGCTCTGGAGGACCTGGAGCGGGTGCTCGGGGTGCTGCGCGAGTCCGAGCGGCCGGCGAGTTCCCGGCCCACGCTGGCCGACGCGGACCGCCTGCTGGACTCGGCACGTGCTTCGGGCGCCGAGATCGACGCGGAGGTGAGCGGGCCCGTCGCCGCGGTGCCGGGGCCGGTCTCGCGGGAGGGGTACCGCATCCTCCAGGAGGCGCTCACCAATGTGCTGCGGCACGCGGGAGCGGTCCCCGCGCGGGTGCGGGTGGCCGTCGCCGACGGCACGCTCGTCCTGGAGGTCCGCAATCCGCTGGACGCGGAGGTACCCGCGCCGGGGCGGGGCAGCGGGCTGCGCGGCATACGCGAGCGCGCCGCCCTGCTCGGGGGCGACGCGCTGACCGGGCCGTACGAAGGGGACTGGCGGGTGCGCGCGGAACTGCCGCTGGGCTGA
- a CDS encoding DMT family transporter encodes MKNDTARGALLAALACVLVGGSFTANSVLAGYPYAGGQFLRYGLAFALLAPVAGRDGVRRVRALGASRWGRLALLAAVGMVGFNLAVLAAERSAEPAVPGVFVGCAPVVVAVLVPLLDGRRPRPAVLQGAALVAVGAFTVQGWGRTDAAGIAFSLCALGGEVGFAVLAVPVLRPLGPLTLSATVCAVAAAESALVGAVADGGAWLRLPDRAEGAALLWQAVVVTVVGFVCWYRGMQRLGAERATLFSGLIPVAAACTAPLVGTGSYGPAQAVGSALVGTGVALGSGALRTPGARRHAVSSRTCPPRPPGRQDEAPDTARPELPEPAGSSDNAGSPPFSGCRRG; translated from the coding sequence ATGAAGAACGACACGGCCCGGGGAGCGCTCCTCGCCGCGCTCGCCTGTGTGCTGGTCGGCGGGTCCTTCACCGCCAACAGCGTCCTGGCCGGCTACCCGTACGCCGGGGGCCAGTTCCTCCGCTACGGCCTGGCCTTCGCGCTGCTCGCGCCGGTCGCCGGGCGGGACGGGGTCCGGCGGGTCCGCGCGCTCGGCGCCTCCCGCTGGGGGCGCCTGGCGCTGCTCGCGGCCGTCGGCATGGTCGGCTTCAACCTGGCCGTCCTCGCCGCCGAACGAAGCGCCGAACCCGCGGTCCCCGGGGTCTTCGTCGGCTGCGCCCCGGTCGTGGTGGCGGTCCTGGTCCCGCTGCTCGACGGGCGCCGCCCCCGGCCGGCGGTGCTCCAGGGTGCCGCGCTCGTGGCCGTCGGAGCCTTCACCGTGCAGGGCTGGGGCCGTACGGACGCCGCCGGGATCGCCTTCTCGCTGTGCGCGCTCGGCGGCGAGGTGGGGTTCGCGGTGCTCGCCGTGCCGGTGCTGCGGCCGCTCGGACCGCTGACCCTGTCCGCGACGGTGTGCGCCGTAGCCGCGGCGGAGTCCGCGCTGGTCGGCGCGGTCGCGGACGGCGGGGCCTGGCTGCGGCTTCCCGACCGGGCGGAAGGTGCCGCGCTGCTGTGGCAGGCGGTGGTCGTCACCGTCGTCGGCTTCGTGTGCTGGTACCGGGGGATGCAGCGGCTCGGCGCCGAGCGCGCCACGCTCTTCTCCGGGCTCATCCCGGTGGCGGCCGCCTGCACCGCCCCGCTCGTCGGCACCGGCTCCTACGGTCCCGCGCAGGCCGTGGGCAGCGCCCTGGTCGGCACCGGTGTCGCCCTCGGCTCGGGCGCGCTGAGGACCCCAGGCGCACGCCGGCACGCAGTGAGCAGCCGCACGTGCCCCCCACGGCCTCCCGGGCGCCAGGACGAGGCGCCTGACACCGCAAGGCCGGAACTCCCTGAGCCCGCCGGGAGTTCTGACAACGCGGGCTCCCCGCCGTTCAGCGGCTGCCGTCGAGGATGA
- a CDS encoding response regulator: protein MPVTVLLVDDEPLVRAGLRAVLEAQPDIEVVGEAADGAAVIPLVRSLRPDVVAMDVRMPLMDGIEATRAVLRTVDAPPRILVVTTFEEDEYVYEALRAGADGFLLKRARPAEIVHAVRLVAEGESLLFPASVRRLAARYGDNHPPRGRLSEAGLTEREADVLRLMARGLSNAEMAARLVVGTETVKSHVSAVLAKLGARDRTQAVIAAYESGFVTPG, encoded by the coding sequence ATGCCGGTCACCGTACTGCTCGTGGACGACGAACCCCTGGTGCGCGCGGGTCTGCGCGCCGTGCTGGAGGCACAGCCCGACATCGAGGTCGTGGGCGAGGCGGCCGACGGGGCGGCGGTCATCCCGCTGGTGCGCAGCCTGCGCCCGGACGTGGTCGCGATGGACGTCCGCATGCCGCTGATGGACGGCATCGAGGCCACGCGCGCGGTGCTGCGCACCGTCGACGCCCCGCCCCGCATCCTCGTGGTGACGACCTTCGAGGAGGACGAGTACGTGTACGAGGCGCTGCGCGCGGGAGCCGACGGGTTCCTGCTGAAGCGGGCCCGGCCCGCGGAGATCGTGCACGCGGTGCGGCTGGTGGCGGAGGGCGAGTCGCTGCTGTTCCCCGCCTCCGTACGGCGGCTCGCGGCCCGGTACGGCGACAACCACCCGCCCCGCGGCCGGCTTTCGGAGGCCGGCCTGACGGAGCGTGAGGCGGACGTGCTGCGGCTGATGGCACGTGGGCTGTCGAACGCGGAGATGGCCGCCCGGCTCGTCGTCGGCACGGAGACGGTGAAGTCGCACGTGAGTGCCGTCCTGGCCAAACTCGGCGCGCGCGACCGCACCCAGGCGGTGATCGCCGCCTACGAGTCGGGGTTCGTCACGCCGGGCTGA
- a CDS encoding NADPH-dependent F420 reductase, giving the protein MRYAVLGTGEVGRTLAGRLVELGYEVTLGSRSKDNPVAVEWATAAGGRAHAGTFADAAGGADVVVNAVGGQVALDALRAAGAEHLDGKVVIDVSNPLDFEEGRPRLDPVESDSVGERIQRAFPLARVVKALNTVNCRVMVDPGRVPGDHVLFVCGADPDAKRQVVELLGEFGWPADRVLDLGGIGSARAMEMLLPLWLGLLQKFGHADFNFEVRRRD; this is encoded by the coding sequence ATGCGTTACGCGGTGCTGGGCACGGGCGAGGTGGGCCGCACACTGGCCGGACGGCTGGTGGAGCTGGGGTACGAGGTGACCCTCGGGTCGCGGTCGAAGGACAACCCGGTCGCGGTGGAGTGGGCGACGGCCGCGGGCGGCCGGGCGCACGCGGGCACGTTCGCGGACGCGGCCGGGGGCGCCGACGTGGTCGTGAACGCGGTGGGCGGCCAGGTGGCGCTCGACGCCCTGCGGGCGGCCGGGGCGGAACACCTGGACGGCAAGGTCGTGATCGACGTGTCCAACCCGCTGGACTTCGAGGAGGGCCGGCCGCGGCTGGACCCGGTGGAGTCGGACAGTGTGGGCGAGCGGATCCAGCGGGCCTTCCCGCTGGCGCGGGTCGTGAAGGCGCTGAACACCGTCAACTGCCGGGTGATGGTGGACCCGGGGCGGGTGCCGGGCGACCACGTGCTGTTCGTGTGCGGTGCGGACCCCGACGCCAAGCGGCAGGTGGTGGAGCTGCTCGGGGAGTTCGGGTGGCCGGCCGACCGGGTGCTGGACCTCGGCGGCATCGGGTCGGCACGGGCCATGGAGATGCTGCTGCCGCTGTGGCTCGGCCTCCTCCAGAAGTTCGGGCACGCGGACTTCAACTTCGAGGTGCGCCGGAGGGACTGA
- a CDS encoding GntR family transcriptional regulator, translated as MGTTQLESVPEPKYWHLKTVLSEALDSEFSVGEILPNERDLAARFGVARATLRQALEQLELEGRLQRRRGVGTTVAPPRVGVAVGTEQHDWPGSGDDAWQPVDCVQAAPPAGVAAALEIPSGEAVHIVRRSRMSHGQLVATELLHIPAASVPDLTAIDAPSGPARARAVLRELQHLELEGQDRAVELGSARADDARDLDRLPGAPVLMVTTRFFAEGRTAALSVATYRADTCRLTFGDSPGVEIHHDPEQQAS; from the coding sequence GTGGGGACCACGCAGCTGGAATCGGTGCCGGAACCGAAGTACTGGCATCTCAAGACCGTGCTCAGTGAGGCACTGGACTCCGAGTTCTCGGTCGGTGAGATCCTGCCCAACGAGCGCGACCTGGCGGCCCGCTTCGGCGTGGCCCGGGCGACGCTCCGCCAGGCGCTCGAACAGCTGGAGCTGGAGGGCCGGCTGCAGCGCCGCCGCGGTGTCGGCACGACCGTCGCGCCCCCGCGTGTCGGCGTGGCCGTCGGCACCGAGCAGCACGACTGGCCGGGCTCGGGAGACGACGCCTGGCAGCCCGTCGACTGCGTGCAGGCCGCGCCGCCCGCCGGCGTCGCCGCGGCCCTGGAGATCCCCTCCGGCGAGGCCGTGCACATCGTGCGCCGCTCGCGGATGTCCCACGGCCAGCTCGTCGCCACCGAGCTGCTGCACATCCCGGCCGCCTCGGTGCCCGACCTCACCGCGATCGACGCGCCGTCCGGGCCCGCACGCGCGCGTGCGGTGCTGCGGGAACTGCAGCACCTGGAGCTGGAGGGCCAGGACCGCGCCGTCGAGCTGGGCTCCGCCCGCGCCGACGACGCCAGGGACCTCGACCGGCTGCCCGGCGCGCCGGTCCTGATGGTCACCACCCGGTTCTTCGCCGAGGGACGCACCGCCGCGCTCTCCGTGGCCACCTACCGGGCCGACACCTGCCGGCTCACCTTCGGCGACTCGCCCGGAGTCGAGATACACCACGACCCCGAGCAGCAGGCCTCCTGA
- a CDS encoding ROK family transcriptional regulator, with translation MGQLTGGDPSLLRRINSAVVLHALRATDCATLTEVTRVTGLSRPTVEGVVEGLIEAGLVVEKAAEEGTARRQGRPARRYRFRAEAGHLLGLEIGPHRVAALLSDLDGRVLGAQAKEVDETAAADERLDRLRGAVAELLRRAGVPRGSLRAVGVGTPGIVEADGTVRLSTALPQWTGLPLGERLSRSFKCPVLVENDANAAAVAEHWKGAARETDDVVMVLAGLSPGAGSLIGGRLHRGYGGAAGEIGALHLLGREATPETLLSTTDEPLHPLDEQAVAEVFALARKGDRRATAAVERFIQRLVHDVAALVLALDPELVVIGGWAAGLDGVLDPLRRELARYCLRPPRVALSVLGEAAVATGALRLALDHVEEQLFAVEGTVTARR, from the coding sequence GTGGGGCAGCTGACCGGCGGCGATCCCTCGCTGCTGCGAAGGATCAATTCCGCGGTGGTGCTGCACGCGCTGCGCGCGACGGACTGCGCGACCCTCACCGAGGTCACCCGGGTCACCGGACTGTCCCGGCCGACCGTCGAGGGGGTCGTGGAGGGGCTGATCGAGGCCGGGCTCGTGGTCGAGAAGGCGGCCGAGGAGGGCACCGCGCGCCGTCAGGGGCGGCCGGCCCGCCGGTACCGGTTCCGGGCCGAGGCCGGGCACCTGCTGGGCCTGGAGATCGGCCCCCACCGGGTCGCCGCGCTGCTGTCGGACCTGGACGGGCGGGTGCTCGGCGCGCAGGCCAAGGAGGTCGACGAGACCGCCGCCGCGGACGAGCGGCTCGACCGGCTGCGCGGCGCGGTGGCCGAGCTGCTGCGCCGGGCCGGGGTGCCGCGCGGCTCGCTGCGGGCGGTGGGCGTGGGCACGCCGGGCATCGTGGAGGCGGACGGGACGGTACGGCTGAGCACGGCGCTGCCGCAGTGGACCGGCCTGCCGCTCGGCGAACGGCTCAGCCGCTCCTTCAAGTGCCCGGTGCTGGTCGAGAACGACGCCAACGCGGCGGCCGTCGCCGAGCACTGGAAGGGCGCGGCGAGGGAGACGGACGACGTGGTGATGGTCCTCGCCGGGCTCAGCCCGGGCGCGGGTTCGCTGATCGGCGGACGGCTGCACCGGGGGTACGGCGGCGCGGCCGGGGAGATCGGCGCGCTGCACCTGCTGGGCCGGGAGGCGACCCCGGAGACACTGCTGTCCACCACCGACGAGCCGCTGCACCCCCTGGACGAGCAGGCGGTGGCCGAGGTGTTCGCGCTGGCCCGCAAGGGCGACCGGCGGGCGACGGCGGCCGTGGAGCGGTTCATCCAGCGGCTCGTCCACGACGTGGCCGCGCTGGTGCTGGCCCTGGATCCGGAGCTGGTCGTGATCGGCGGCTGGGCGGCCGGCCTGGACGGCGTACTCGACCCGCTGCGCCGCGAACTGGCCCGCTACTGCCTGCGACCGCCCCGCGTGGCACTGTCCGTGCTCGGCGAGGCAGCCGTGGCGACGGGGGCGCTGCGTCTGGCCTTGGACCACGTGGAGGAACAACTGTTCGCCGTGGAGGGGACTGTGACGGCGCGTCGGTGA